The Streptomyces sp. M92 nucleotide sequence ACGGCGGCGAACTACGTCGTGTACTGGCCGCGTACCAAGGGCCTCGGCCTCGACGACCCCGGCTGGTACGCGGGCCTGTCCGACGGCGGGCCTCAGGTCGAGTTCGAGTTCCGCCGCAGCGCCTATCAGCCCGCCACGGGCCGCCTGCAGAACCGGGACGTCCGGCACACCGGATGGTCGTTCCACATCTCCGTGCCCCTGGACAAGGAGAGCAAGAAGCCGGCCTACGACCCGGCTCGGCTACAGGCCTTCCCCACCCGCTGCCCCGCCTGCGGCGACGACTGGGAGATCAAGTACGACAGGGACGGCCGTTTCGTCCCGCTGGAGTCCCCGGACCGACTGCGCAACGCGCCGGTCCGGCGGATGCGTACCGGTTTCTACAAGATCAACCAGGTGCTGGTGACCGAGGCCCTCGGTCACCTTCCCCACGGCCGGCGCAAGGCCATCGCCTTCTCCGACAGCCGTGACGATGCCTCCGAACTCGCCAGCGGTCTCGCCCTCCGCCACCACCAGGACCTTCTACGACTCCTCAGCGCCCAGGCCGTCGAGAACCAGGGGGACCCGTTCGGAGACCTCCAACTGGTGAAGGGCCACTACGCCGGGGAAGCTGTCGACCGGGCCGACGCCCGTGCCGCCATGGAACGGCTGCGGGACCGTAATCCGGCGGACTGGGGGCGCCTGAAGGCCGTCCTTGCCGACGACCTCGACGCGGAACCGGAACTCCTGCCCGACCTGGAGCGGAAGTTCTCCGCCCTGCCCTCGCTGGACGACCTCGCCTCCGACCTCGAGGGCATGCTGCTGACGTACGGCACCAACCCCGCCGGCCCCGCGGCATCGCTCCAGGAGACCTCGGCCGGACAACCCTGGTCAGCGCTCTACAACTGGAAGGGGGACAGGGAAGCGGTGGTGGAGACCCAGGCTCAGGAGGAACTCCTCAACCGCTTGCGCTCCCGCCTCCGCCTCGAGACCATCGGAAGCCTCTTCTCCGGGGGCGGCCGTGACTTCGAATCGCTCGGGCTCGGCTGGCTCTGCCTGCGCGATGACCGTTCGCCCCTGGAGACCGCACCGGACAGCGATCAGGCCGTGGCGCGTGCCAGTCTGCGCATTCTCGGACTCATGCGGCGCTTCACCCGGATACGCGCCTCTCTGCAGAGGCCGCCCGCGCCTCTGAAGCGCTTCTGGAAGCAGAGCGCCGAACGTCAGGGCTCCGACCTGCAGACGATTGAGGACCGGGTGCTCGGCGTCTGGAAGGACGCCGTGGTGGACTACGTCATCAAGCCGGAAAAGGTGGCGTTGCGCCCCGGTGAGAACAAGACCTGGACATGTCGCACCTGCCACCGCCCGCACCTTCACCCGGGCGCGGGGCTGTGCACCAAGTGCCTGTCCCCGCTGCCCGCCGTGTCCCAGCAGTACAGCGGAGTCCTCGAAGACGACTACTACGCGTGGAAGGCCGCCCACCGCACCGGTGACTTCCCCCTGCGCACCGCGGAGCTGACCGGCCAGACGGACCGGCTGGAGGCCCAGCGTCGGCAGAGCCTCTTCCAGGACGTCTTCCTCGGCGACAACGACGTCCCGCAGGCAGACGGCCTGGAACTGCTCTCCGTGACCACGACGATGGAGGCCGGTGTCGACATCGGCCCCCTCAACACCGTGATCATGGCCAACATGCCGCCCACGCGCTTCAACTACCAGCAGCGGGTGGGGCGTGCGGGCCGACGCAACAGCCCCGTCGCCGTGGCCCTCACCGTCTGCCGCGGACGTAGTCACGACGAGCACTACTTCGCCCGGCCGGAAGCCATCACCAACGACCCCACTCCGCCGCCCTACCTGGTCCTCGGCATGGTCTCCGTCTTCCGGCGGGTCCTGCTGGGAGAGATTCTGCGCCAGGCTTTCGAACCCCTGCAGCCGGAGGGGCGCCGGAAGAGCCCGGACATGACGACCAACGTCCACGGACAGTTCGGTCTCTCCGCCGACTGGCCGACGCATCGCGCTGCCGTCCGCCGCTGGATCGACGAGCACCCGGACCGCATCACAGATGCTGCTGCCGCCCTCAGTGCCGGAACACCGGAGAGCATCGCCGCCATCGATCCGGTGGCCGCCGTCGACGAACTCCTCGGCCAGGTCGACGAGGTGGCGTCCCGGACCGTCGGCCACTCCGACCTCAGCCAGCGCCTCGCACAGGCCGGTCTCCTGCCCATGTTCGGCTTCCCGACCCGCTCCCGCCTCCTCTACCGGAGCATCCCGCAGAAGACCTTCCCGTGGCCGCCGGCCGACTCCGTCAACCGGGACTTGGCCATCGCCCTCAGCAAGTTCGCACCGGGCAGCGAAACGCCGCAGGACGGCCGTCTGCTCCGTTCCAGGGGAGTGGTCTCCCTCGTCCCGAGCGGCCGCGGAGTACAGGCCGCCGAAGATCCCTTCGGACCGGAACAGCTGGTCGCCATGTGCCGGATCTGCTCCCATGTGGATCCGCAGGCCGAGACCGACCCGGAAACCGGGAGCGCCGGCACCTGTCCCGCCTGTGGAGCGGAGAGCAAGTACTACAAGGCTGTCCCCTTCCGGGAGCCCGCAGGTTTCCGGGCCGCCCACGAGGCACGGGACTACGACGGCTACCGGGAGCTCGGCTCCAACGCCACCAGCGCACGGACCGCCACCGACCTGGAGAAGACCGCCCCGCGTATCCACCGCGCCGCCGACGACTGGATGGCCGTCCACACCGGCAGCGGCGACCGCTACATCGTCAACACCAATGCGGGAAAACTCTTCCGGTTCGTCAAGAACTCCGGCCCGTGGCGCGGATACGTAGCTCTGGACCATCCCAAGGCCGAAGCGGACCTGGAGATCGCCCTCGGCGCCACCCAGCACACCGACATGCTGTTCATCGGGGCCAAGGGAGCATTCGATACGACCCGAGGCCTCCGCTTCGACATCTCGAAGGCCCAGCAGATCGATGGTTTCCCAGAGGCCTACCACGGCCGACGCGCAGCCTGGTACTCACTGGCGGCTCTGCTTCGCCGCGCAGCCGCCCCGCACCTGGACGTGCAACC carries:
- a CDS encoding DEAD/DEAH box helicase; the encoded protein is MEQQAVAVTNTDVQDVMGTFGDLRSALFRYYDTPFGVDDRSVMEERRNLLDRDNGAWRDPLIELRPQYASRGGGIAESFTEAGAHPDAAEFARFTLPDGVTSLYQHQHDALVAACAGKDFVVTAGTGSGKTESFLLPVLADLVAESARWQGTRAVQREWWQSDHDYVPSRQSEHGHPAAMRVLILYPTNALADDQMVRLRKSLDSREAHAWLDLKRNGHRYYFGRYTGATPVSGPRDSEPANFRLRQYLREVQERQRKADEKLGAELRPFVPRLGGAEMHARWDMQAAPPDIMVTNYSMLNIMLLRKQEEDIFSATRKWLEETPDARFTLILDELHMYRGTAGTEVAYLLRNLRHRLGLDKNPEKLRVLAASASLEAGRDDEFLDGFFALPGSRRVIIPGKAKEIRGAGDLAAHTDRFAQAAKAPVTQDQAVALARETRLGPALQRALTPGGKPRALPAPELAKNLFPDAPEEQRQEALHGVLRILGSAQDAGLPQLRAHFFFRNIEGIWACSDPNCPDTPVERGPERRVGRLFAEPTSRCTCGARVLELLSCQACGDLMLGGYASPKATQRRRFTGALHTDFPDLDLLPDEASGAPTAANYVVYWPRTKGLGLDDPGWYAGLSDGGPQVEFEFRRSAYQPATGRLQNRDVRHTGWSFHISVPLDKESKKPAYDPARLQAFPTRCPACGDDWEIKYDRDGRFVPLESPDRLRNAPVRRMRTGFYKINQVLVTEALGHLPHGRRKAIAFSDSRDDASELASGLALRHHQDLLRLLSAQAVENQGDPFGDLQLVKGHYAGEAVDRADARAAMERLRDRNPADWGRLKAVLADDLDAEPELLPDLERKFSALPSLDDLASDLEGMLLTYGTNPAGPAASLQETSAGQPWSALYNWKGDREAVVETQAQEELLNRLRSRLRLETIGSLFSGGGRDFESLGLGWLCLRDDRSPLETAPDSDQAVARASLRILGLMRRFTRIRASLQRPPAPLKRFWKQSAERQGSDLQTIEDRVLGVWKDAVVDYVIKPEKVALRPGENKTWTCRTCHRPHLHPGAGLCTKCLSPLPAVSQQYSGVLEDDYYAWKAAHRTGDFPLRTAELTGQTDRLEAQRRQSLFQDVFLGDNDVPQADGLELLSVTTTMEAGVDIGPLNTVIMANMPPTRFNYQQRVGRAGRRNSPVAVALTVCRGRSHDEHYFARPEAITNDPTPPPYLVLGMVSVFRRVLLGEILRQAFEPLQPEGRRKSPDMTTNVHGQFGLSADWPTHRAAVRRWIDEHPDRITDAAAALSAGTPESIAAIDPVAAVDELLGQVDEVASRTVGHSDLSQRLAQAGLLPMFGFPTRSRLLYRSIPQKTFPWPPADSVNRDLAIALSKFAPGSETPQDGRLLRSRGVVSLVPSGRGVQAAEDPFGPEQLVAMCRICSHVDPQAETDPETGSAGTCPACGAESKYYKAVPFREPAGFRAAHEARDYDGYRELGSNATSARTATDLEKTAPRIHRAADDWMAVHTGSGDRYIVNTNAGKLFRFVKNSGPWRGYVALDHPKAEADLEIALGATQHTDMLFIGAKGAFDTTRGLRFDISKAQQIDGFPEAYHGRRAAWYSLAALLRRAAAPHLDVQPEELLSGIHGSDAPVAAPVMAYLADSLDNGAGFSTYLGSKEHIEEFLQAVDQYVHDLEADHHARSCRSSCYACLRDYSNMRLHPLYDWRLARDLTDALRGRKLQVAPDEHTVLLRGWADEEPTVSLKETTAGPVALFTSDFTGEPVAVAVKHPLESADEQCGNERLRALRSEVRASGLATRIAFADSYSLDRTPAAVIEQVYIFAEEL